From a region of the Schistocerca piceifrons isolate TAMUIC-IGC-003096 unplaced genomic scaffold, iqSchPice1.1 HiC_scaffold_1532, whole genome shotgun sequence genome:
- the LOC124734591 gene encoding uncharacterized protein LOC124734591: MAMRPLNDRELEEIVNASPDEGSLSEFEDHISNASESECSDDSYDSPQPIQNSVETFLSKNGNIEWQLHPPAQHGRLPASNIIKSTPGVTRYAVSRISDVKCSFEAVFHTALQNEIIEMTNIEGQRVYGEQWTDIDGSVFHAYLGLLLLAGVYRSHGESTKSLWDKDTGRNIFRATMSHETFCKISRVLRFDKKSTREERRRTDKLAAIRSIWENKTSYVLKAQIYTGKVSGAAPERNQGMRVVSDLTSELRGQNITCDNFFTSYNLGQLLLKRKLTMLGTIRKNKPELPHKMTNKEVHSSSFYFTNDTTVVNYIPKRHKNVVLMSTLHHDAEISDRADKKPKMILDYNSTKGAVDTLDQLLGTYTCKRKSNRWPMIVFYNILDVSAYNAYVLWISVDPNWNASKLTRRRIFLEELGKSLIKEHIASRTHFPRTEDSLRMVTSIQNPNDVGGVSESVTTRKSTKRARCKFCPSSNDNKTNMVCGKCSKHICKKHVTYLCPQCKQYWNRTTMSIAKTVPKFMFLKHFDMSGHIDPNSIYV; the protein is encoded by the exons atggcgatgagaccattgaatgatcgtgagttggaagaaatagtaaatgcctcaccagatgaaggatcactttctgagtttgaagatcacatcagcaatgcatctgaaagcgagtgttccgatgacagttacgacagtccacagcccatacaaaatagtgtagagacttttctttctaaaaatgggaatatagaatggcagttgcatccaccagcacaacatggtcgcctaccagcttcgaacatcatcaagagtaccccaggagttaccaggtatgcagtcagcagaatatctgatgtaaaatgttcatttgaagcagtatttcacacagcgcttcaaaatgaaataatagagatgacaaatattgaagggcagcgagtttatggtgaacagtggacagatattgatggttctgttttccatgcatacttaggactcttactcctagcgggtgtatatcgatctcatggggagtctacaaaaagtttgtgggataaagatactgggcgaaacatatttcgagcaaccatgtctcatgaaacattctgtaagatatcacgtgtcctgcgatttgacaagaaatctactagagaggaaagacgacgtactgacaaacttgccgcaattcgtagtatttgggagaa caaaacttcatacgtactgaaagcccaaatttatacaggaaaggtgagtggagcggcaccagaaagaaatcagggaatgagggtggtatctgatctcacttctgagttacgtggtcagaatatcacgtgtgacaacttttttacgtcgtacaatttggggcagctgcttctgaaaaggaaattgactatgttgggaactatacggaaaaataagccggagcttccacacaaaatgaccaacaaggaggtacacagctcttcattttacttcacaaatgacactactgtggttaattatattcctaagagacacaagaatgttgtacttatgagcactctccaccatgatgcggaaatcagtgacagggctgataagaagccaaaaatgattttggactataattcaaccaaaggtgctgtagacacgcttgatcagttattaggtacatatacatgcaaacgaaaaagtaataggtggccaatgatagttttctacaatattcttgatgtttctgcttataatgcatacgttttgtggatttcggttgaccctaattggaatgcaagcaaattgactagaaggagaatattcttggaggaacttggaaagtcactgataaaagaacatattgcatcaagaacgcatttcccaagaacagaagattctttgagaatggtcacaagcatccaaaacccgaatgatgtgggtggtgtgtcagaatcggtaacaacaagaaaatctacaaaacgtgcacgctgtaagttctgtccatcaagtaatgacaataaaacaaacatggtgtgtggaaaatgtagtaaacatatttgcaagaaacatgtaacctacttgtgtccacagtgcaagca gtactggaatagaacaacaatgtcgatagctaaaactgtaccaaaatttatgtttctaaagcattttgatatgtcgggtcatattgacccgaacagtatatatgtcaa